One window of the Labeo rohita strain BAU-BD-2019 chromosome 9, IGBB_LRoh.1.0, whole genome shotgun sequence genome contains the following:
- the ndufa10 gene encoding NADH dehydrogenase [ubiquinone] 1 alpha subcomplex subunit 10, mitochondrial, whose product MALRLFRLVVPPGAAAWKAVSPVATAQIHTSAVRNLRYGWWAYALGERATSRFKENSKIISIDGNLASGKGALAQKLADKLGMLYMPEPDMHYVDKMTQEKVPLDKAFNGNCSLEKFYLEPKASDGNSYRLQCWMYLMRLLQYTDAVEHLLSTGQGVILERSPFSDIVFLEAMFKEGFIRKQCVDHYNEVKSVSICEFLPPHVVIYVDVPAEEVQKNLKASGKSYLQNVPLSYLKSIETAYKKNFLPKISEEAEVLAYDAAQAQDIERIVEDIEYLKFEKGPWLEQDDVTYHHMRMLVEDKQRVANMTCIPRYLPEVTVGAHEFDAAYYAFKSLPGKKYAEGYNEDVGDKGIWLK is encoded by the exons ATGGCGTTGCGGTTATTTCGGCTGGTTGTGCCCCCGGGTGCAGCAGCTTGGAAAGCAGTATCGCCCGTGGCGACg GCTCAAATCCACACAAGTGCTGTCAGAAACCTGCGGTACGGATGGTGGGCTTATGCTCTGGGGGAGAGGGCTACCTCCCGCTTCAAGGAAAACAGCAAGATTATTTCCATTGATGGCAACTTGGCATCTGGAAAGGGAGCACTTGCACAAAAATTGGCTGATAAACTGG GAATGCTGTACATGCCAGAGCCAGACATGCATTATGTGGACAAAATGACACAGGAGAAAGTTCCTCTAGATAAGGCTTTTAATGGAAACTGCAGCCTGGAGAAGTTTTACTTGGAGCCCAAAGCCAGTGACGGTAACTCTTACCGCCTGCAGTGTTGGATGTACCTCATGAGGCTGCTGCAGTACACTGATGCTGTTGAACACCTGCTCTCTACAG GACAGGGAGTTATTCTGGAACGATCTCCATTTAGTGACATTGTATTTCTGGAGGCCATGTTCAAAGAAGGCTTCATCCGAAAGCAGT GTGTGGATCACTATAATGAGGTTAAGAGTGTCAGTATCTGTGAGTTTCTGCCCCCTCATGTGGTCATCTATGTGGATGTACCTGCTGAAGAGGTCCAGAAAAATCTCAAGGCATCGGGAAAG TCATACCTCCAGAATGTTCCTTTAAGCTACCTGAAGAGCATTGAGACGGCATACAAGAAGAACTTCCTTCCTAAAATCAG TGAAGAGGCAGAGGTTCTTGCCTATGACGCAGCCCAAGCCCAGGACATTGAGAGG ATTGTGGAGGATATTGAATACCTCAAGTTTGAGAAGGGCCCTTGGTTGGAGCAAGATGATGTCACTTACCACCATATGCGAATGCT AGTGGAGGACAAGCAAAGAGTAGCCAACATGACCTGCATCCCTAGATACCTTCCAGAAGTCACAGTCGGTGCTCATGAGTTTGATGCTGCCTACTATGCTTTCAAATCG CTCCCAGGAAAGAAGTACGCCGAAGGTTATAACGAAGACGTTGGGGACAAAGGCATCTGGCTGAAGTGA
- the LOC127171429 gene encoding protein mono-ADP-ribosyltransferase PARP9: protein MSDKEQSRMPLLPEKAAILGKCAGAFCHAISVKFNCTAILQNVEEAGSFVSNTGGIWRAEKRFSTKLSRTVEVSVWKDDLTCHKVEAVVNAANEKLNHGGGLAQALCYAGGPMIQKWSDDIIKQHGRVKTGGAVLTPAGKLPCKYIIHAVGPKVSQNPSLKEVNQAAPLLNNTVISILQTVASQNISSVAIPALSSGLFNFPRDQCADIIVNAIKQFHEYGGFQGKNVEVHLVNNDEPSVREMERATRMILDLTSTSASYSGAVHGRIQSMASSTSNILQLGNITLHLKNGLIEEEKADVIVNTIATNCDLSEGEISKAILKKAGRKIQEQISRMGNSISFSGGKLYITNGYGLNCQSVYHIALTYPTKKTLYNSVSKCLSKAACGYKSISFSGTGTGKLSLQKQDVAEIMMEAVADFAKQSMNKLDVYFVVFPQDNQMMEAFEKEMKIRMGKSKSLGAHSDVTTRFASKETTAKEVHSVEFNSVSNEALREAKAWMLNMLKQSDNITIKNNHVIHLDQRDHENLLFLQTKFHVHITEFFRNGNGGITITGNPSDVSCAAIEVESILCKAQKCFARAEEDDMLYSVVRWSCKGVPWIQTPENSAVLEKAFLAGIANFDFNNHNVNMMSRTLVDNYGRSYRLERTCLLAPFKPLNNSFYERTPVTRNDYFGKEEMKAFIACGLHILKMEKLENIMLKQLFEMNRQRLKDKPKRLYQRVSAQFCDLVCRIGFQKEFASSTEQKYGSGIYFSSTVDGAMKLWNDQEHEQYIYIIQAQVLTGKSMTLSPHLSLPPTLSKDPLGHCDSMSDLRETNVILSGQRALPEYLFICAKPSHV, encoded by the exons ATGAGTGACAAGGAACAGAGTCGGATGCCACTGCTTCCAGAAAAGGCTGCCATTCTGGGAAAGTGTGCAGGTGCCTTTTGCCATGCTATTAGTGTAAAATTTAATTGCACAGCTATTCTCCAAAATGTAGAAGAGGCTGGCTCCTTTGTTAGTAACACAGGTGGTATCTGGCGTGCTGAGAAGAGGTTCTCCACAAAGCTGTCAAGGACAGTTGAAGTATCAGTCTGGAAAGACGATCTTACCTGTCATAAAGTGGAGGCTGTGGTCAATGCAGCCAATGAGAAGCTAAACCATGGAGGGGGTCTTGCGCAAGCCCTGTGTTATGCTGGAGGACCAATGATCCAGAAATGGAGTGATGATATTATAAAACAACATGGAAGAGTGAAAACAGGTGGAGCTGTACTCACTCCTGCTGGAAAACTCCCATGTAAATATATCATACATGCTGTGGGACCCAAAGTGTCTCAAAATCCATCTCTGAAGGAGGTTAATCAAGCTGCGCCCTTGTTAAATAATACTGTCATCAGTATTCTACAAACAGTTGCAAGTCAGAACATTTCCTCTGTTGCAATTCCTGCTCTGAGTTCTGGCCTTTTCAATTTTCCAAGAGATCAATGTGCAGACATTATTGTTAATGCTATAAAGCAGTTCCATGAATATGGAGGGTTTCAAGGCAAGAACGTAGAAGTCCATCTCGTCAATAATGATGAACCCTCAGTCCGAGAAATGGAGAGAGCCACTAGGATGATCTTAGATCTGACTAGCACCTCTGCCTCGTACAGTGGAGCTGTGCATGGTAGAATTCAGAGCATGGCTTCCTCTACAAGCAATATTTTGCAGCTTGGCAACATAACACTGCATCTTAAAAATGGCCTTATTGAGGAGGAAAAG GCTGATGTAATTGTGAATACAATTGCAACAAACTGTGATTTGTCTGAGGGGGAGATTTCAAAAGCTATTTTGAAGAAAGCTGGCAGAAAGATTCAAGAGCAGATTTCCAGAATGGGAAACTCCATAAGTTTCTCAGGTGGTAAACTTTATATAACAAATGGATATGGACTGAACTGTCAATCAGTATATCATATTGCTTTGACATATCCGACCAAGAAG ACTCTTTACAATAGTGTCTCAAAATGTCTGAGCAAAGCTGCTTGCGGATACAAGTCAATTTCCTTCTCAGGTACTGGTACTGGTAAACTGAGTCTTCAGAAACAAGATGTTGCTGAAATCATGATGGAAGCTGTGGCAGATTTTGCCAAACAGAGCATGAATAAACTGGATGTATACTTTGTTGTGTTTCCACAGGACAATCAAATGATGGAG GCTTTCGAAAAAGAGATGAAAATTAGGATGGGCAAGTCAAAGTCACTAGGAGCACACAGTGATGTGACAACAA GGTTTGCATCCAAAGAAACCACAGCAAAAGAAGTGCACTCTGTTGAGTTCAACAGTGTCTCCAATGAAGCTCTGAGAGAAGCAAAAGCATGGATGCTTAATATGCTAAAGCAGTCAGATAACATAACAATAAAGAATAATCATGTCATACATCTTGACCAAAGAGACCATGAAAACCTACTCTTTCTCCAAACAAAGTTTCACGTTCACATTACTGAATTTTTCAGGAATGGTAATGGTGGCATAACCATCACTGGAAATCCTTCAGATGTCAGTTGTGCAGCAATTGAGGTGGAGTCCATACTTTGTAAGGCCCAGAAGTGCTTCGCTCGAGCTGAAGAAGATGACATGCTGTATTCTGTGGTTCGCTGGAGCTGTAAAGGTGTACCTTGGATACAGACACCTGAAAACAGTGCAGTTTTGGAGAAAGCTTTTTTGGCAGGGATTGCAAACTTTGATTTCAATAACCACAATGTCAACATGATGTCCAGGACTTTGGTTGACAACTATGGAAGAAGCTACCGTTTGGAAAGGACAT GCCTGTTGGCTCCTTTCAAGCCTCTTAACAATTCGTTTTATGAAAGAACACCAGTGACCAGGAATGATTATTTtggaaaagaagaaatgaaAGCCTTCATTGCTTGTGGGCTCcatattttaaag ATGGAGAAGCTAGAGAACATCATGCTGAAGCAGCTGTTCGAAATGAATAGGCAGAGACTGAAAGACAAACCGAAGCGCCTCTACCAGCGTGTGTCTGCTCAGTTCTGTGATCTTGTCTGCAGAATAGGCTTTCAGAAAGAGTTTGCCTCTTCTACAG aACAAAAGTATGGCAGTGGAATATATTTCAGCAGTACAGTGGATGGAGCAATGAAGCTGTGGAATGATCAGGAACATGAGCAGTACATCTACATCATTCAAGCCCAGGTCCTCACTGGGAAATCCATGACTCTTTCTCCACATTTGAGTTTGCCCCCTACCTTAAGTAAAGACCCTTTGGGTCATTGCGATAGCATGTCTGACTTGCGAGAGACAAATGTCATCCTCAGTGGTCAGCGAGCTCTTCCTGAATACCTGTTCATATGTGCCAAACCAAGCCATGTGTAG